In Deinococcus irradiatisoli, the genomic stretch CCCCGACGTCGGCCCGGTCGTACCCCAGGCCCTCGCGTAGCAGGCCGCCCCGCGCCGTTTCCAGCACGGCGGCCGTCACCAGCGGGTGGCGCAGCACCATCCTCGCGCTGCGCGGCCCGGTCGCGTCGGCCTTCATGATGCGCTCGCCGGCCACGTACACGCCGCTGGTGTTGGTCAGCCCCACCGTGTGCCCGGCCTGCGTGAGAATGTGCGCGACCATTCGCCCGGTGGTGCTCTTGCCGTTGGTGCCGGTGAGCGCCAGGATCGGCACCCGGCTGGGCGCACCGCGCGGGTAGAGTCCGGCCAGGATCGGGCGCGCCACGTCGCGCGGCTGGCCGTTGGTGGGTTGCAGGTGCATCCGCAGGCCCGGCGCGGCGTTGACCTCGACCACGCCGCCCCCGGTGTCCCGCACGCTGCGGGCGATGTCCGGGGCCAGCAGATCGATGCCGGCCACGTCGAGCCCCACCGCCAGCGCGGCGGTGCGGGCGATCGCGGCGTTGTCCGGGTGAATATCGTCGGTCCGGTCCACGGCGCTGCCGCCGGTCGAGAGGTTGGCGGTGTCGCGCAGCACCACCCGCTCGCCCGCCGCCGGCACGCTGCTCAGCGAGCGGCCACTGCGGGCCAGCCGGTCCTGCACCTGCTGGTCGAGCACGATCCGGGTGAGCACGTTCGTGTGGCCGTCGCCGCGCCGGGGATCGGCGTTCACGGCCGCCACGAGCGCTTCGATGCTGTGAAGGCCGTCACCCACCACATGCGCGGGCACCCGCTCGGCCACCGCCACCACCTCGCCGTGCACCACCAGCACACGGTGATCGTGCCCGGGCAACTGCTCCTCGACGACCACCGTCCGGCTGCGGGCGTGCGGCGCGGCCAGCTCGAAGCCGCGCTGCACCTCATCCGGCGAGGTCAGGTTCAGGCTCACCCCGCGACCGTGGTTACCGTCGAGCGGTTTGGTCACCACCGCTCCGCCGAGCTGCGCGGCGGCCTGGACCGCTTCCTGGGCCGTGCGGACCAGCGCGCCCTGCGGCACCGGCACGCCCACCGCTTCCAGCAGCGCCTTGGCGCGGTGTTTGTCGCCCGCGTTCAGCACCCCGAGATGGGAGGTGCCCCCGGTGATGCTGGCGCGGATACGCCGGGCATGGCGCCCGTGACCGAACTGCACCAGGCTGTGTTCGTCCAGCCGCGTCACTGGAATGCCGCGCCGACGCGCTTCGTTGACCAGCGCCTGGGTGCTCGGCCCCAGCGAGGTGCGCCGCACCAGCGTCCGTAAGGCCTCCAGCGCCGCCGGGAGTGCGAACGGCTCCTGTGTCGGCGCGTCGGGCAGGCCGCGCGCCAGCACGTTCAGGCCCTGGACCCCCTGCAACTCCGTTGGCAGCAAACTGTCGACCAGCCGCAGGGCGCTGAGTCCGGCCAGCCAGGCCACCTGCTCGTCGCAATAGGCGTACAGCACCCGGTACACCCCCGGCTGGCCGCGCACCGAGCGGGTCTTGCCGTGGGCGGTGGCCTCGCCCGCCAGGGTCTGCAATTCGAGGGCGATGTGCTCGGTGACGTGGCCGAGCCAGGTGCCTTCCCGCAAGCGCCGCACGAATCCGCCGGGGACGCCGTACGAGCAGCGGTGCGCTTCCAGGCCCGGCAGGAGGGCCAGCAGGCGGTCGGTAAACCCGGGCAAGCGGTCGCTGGGCCAGGCTTCGAGCGCGCCGAGGTCCAGGGTGAAGTGCACCATGGGCCGCAGACTGTAGAGGTGCGGCCCCCGGTACACGCCGCGTTCGAGAACGCGCATCGGCCCGCCGGGGGCCGGAATGAACGGGGTCATGGGAAAAGGCCTCGCGTAACGTACCTGGACATAAACAGCTTCACGCTAGTGCCACACCCGGCGCAGCGGCTATCCCCTGGCCCTCATCAAGTCACGCCCTTCCTTAACCGTTGAGAATGGAAGGCGACCTTGCCGCTTCGGCGCGCTGCCCACCCGTCCTGCCACGACCGCTCTTGCCAGCGAGCCGCTATCCTCGGACCATGATGTTCTTCGTTTTGTGGGCGGCCCGCGCTTGAGCGTGCGAATTCTGGGCGGCGTCGCCAAGGGCCGCGCCCTGAAAGTGCCGGACAGCGCCCGGCCCAGCACCGCCCGGCTGCGAAAAAGCCTCTTCGATCTGCTGTACTCGCGCCGCCACGAGGGCGATTCGTTTATCGACCTGCACGGCGGCAGCGGCGCCATCGGCCTGGAAGCCGCCAGCCGCGGGTACCAGGTGACCCTGATCGAAAAAGACGTCCGCGCCATCAAAGCGCTGGAGCAGTCGGCGCGCGATCTGGGGCTGCGGGTGCGGGTGCTGCGCGGCGACACCGACGCGCTGATCGGTCAACTGCCGCCGCACGACGTGATCTTTTCCGATCCGCCTTATAGCCAGGACATTCCCAAACTGACCCGCCGGATTCTGGCCAGCACGCTGATGAGCGACACCTCGCTGCTGATCGTGCAGCATCCGGTGCGGGTCATGCCCGGCGACATGGCCGGCTTCAGCGCCGAGCGCCGGGTCTACGGCAGCAACGCGCTGACCCTCTACACCCGCAGCGCCGCCGAGGCATCCGCCTTTCCTTCTCTTTCTTCCCCCAGCCAGGAGACGCCCGGTGAGCAAGACGCCCAAGACACTTGAAAACAGAGGCATGAACGCGGTGTTTCCCGGCAGCTTCGACCCGATCACCAGCGGCCACATGGACGTGCTGACCCGCGCCTCGAGGATTTTCGACCACGTCACCGTGACGGTGATGCACAACGCCCGCAAGCGCAGCAACCACCTGTTCACGCTCGAAGAGCGCATCGCCATTCTGGAAGAGGCCACCCAGCATCTGCCCAACGTCAGCGTGGATACCTTCGGCGGCCTGCTGGTCGACTACATGCGGCTGCAAAACCGCAGCATCATCGTGCGGGGCCTGCGGGCGGTGTCGGATTACGAATACGAGTTGCAGATCGCCCACCTCAACCGGCAACTCGGCGACGTGGAAACGGTGTTTATCATGGCCGCCACCCGCTGGAGCTTCGTGTCGAGCAGCATGGTGCGCGAAATCGCTTCCTATGCTGGCGAAGTCGACGAGATTGTGCCGCAGGCCAGCGCCAGAGCTTTGCGGCTCAAGTTTGCAGACGTTCAGCGGCCCCAGTAAGAAAAAATGTGAAAAATAAGACGCAGCCTCAAGTGCACCCTTCATCTTCGAAAAAATGGAAAACCAGCACCAGATGGTTCTTTTCCGGCTTCGAAGCGGGACGTCAAAGGCGGCTCTTGTTCATAATCACCCCCATCCCCCCCAGCGCCAAAATTGATTGTGTGAAAAACCCGAGCTAGACTGACTGCATTCGTAAGATTTCTGTGAGATGTGGCCAGTTCTCTTTTTCGGTTCTCACTTCAGCTCGAGGTAGCATATGAAAAAAGCAATTCAGATCTGCGGCATGGTGGTGTTGAGCGTTTCCCTGTTCGCCTGTTCGCGCGATACGTCGAGCACAGCACCGACGACCAAAGCTGGAGATCAAGCCGCTGTCAACCAAGTTCAGCCGAATATTCAATCGCAAGCCACTTCGAAGTACGGACGCATCGATCCGGAAGTGCCGCGTTTCAATTCTCTGAAGGGTCAGGGTATTGTGCCTACCCAGAAGGTGTACTTCAATGTATCGGCCCACGCCGACGACTGGGAGCTGTTCTTCAGCCCGGAAGTCTACCGGGAGGTCACCAACGACTCGACCAAGAACGTGTTCATCTATACGACGGCCGGTGACGGGGGCGCGGGCCGTGGACCGGTTCGGAGCAATCCCTATTACAAGGCCCGTGAAGACGGCGCCAACACCGCCGTGCGTTTTATCGCCAATGTCACAGCCACTGACGATGCCCAACCGGTCGTGAGCAATGTGTCGATTGCGGGACATACCATGCGCAAGATCACGTATCGGAACACCGTTTCTTACTTCCTGAGGCTGCCCGACGGTGCTCCAGACGGCCTGGGTTTCAACGGCCAATCTCTGCAACTTCTCGCCACAAAAAAGATTCCCAAGATCACGGCCCTGGACAAATCGACTTCCTATGTGAGCTGGGCCGACCTGACCAATACAGTCAACGCCATCGTCAAGAAAGAAACCGGCAATCTCGGCACGGCTTCGTTCAACCTGATGGATTCCGATCCTGTCGTCAAAGTCGATCACTCTGACCATATCTACACGACGATGCTCATGAACACGGTGCGGGAGAAGTTGCCGTGCGTGGACGCACAGTACTTCCTGACCTACTGGAAGAACTACACCCCGGAATATCCGATCAATATGCAGTCCGAGGACCTGATCAACCACGCCGCTGTGGTCGGCGTCATGCAGGCCGCCGAAGCGGATGTTGGTTACCCCGGCTCATGGGACGAATTTCATAAATCGTTTATCGGCAAAGATTATTCCAGAACTGTACCGGCCACCAGCACCTCTCCCTGCATCTAAGCCAGGGTTACGAACAAGGAAAAGACCTCCCGAGGGAGGTCTTTTGACATGCAGGCCTCAGTCGTGCCGACTCCCCGTCGGGCGCGGCGGCGGGCCGTTGCGGTGGGCCGCCTTCAAGGCGGCGAGCGCCTTGCCCCGGTGACTCACGGCACGTTTCTCGCTGAGACTGAGCTGCGCCAGGCTGCGGCCGTCCGGTAAGGCAAACAGGGGGTCGTAGCCAAAGCCGCCCACGCCCCGGGGGCCTTCGAGCAAAGTCCCCTGCACTTCGCCCCGGTACTCTTCGAGGTGCCCATCGGGATAGGCCAGCACCACCACGCTGACGAACCGAGCGCGGCGATCGAGCATGTTGCGGGTGCGCTCCAGCAAGTACAGGTTGCGCTCGTGGTCGTCGCGGCGCCCCCCGAAACGGGCGCTGTAGATGCCGGGCTCGCCGCCGAGCCCGGCGACTTCCAAGCCCGAGTCGTCGGCCAGGGCCGGCAGGCCGGTCTGCATCGAAATCGCCGCCGCCTTGATCATGGCGTTCTCGGCGTAGGTGCTGCCGGTTTCTTCCGGCATGGTGAGGTTTCCGAGCGGTTCGAGCTGCCAGCCGAGGTCGGCGAGCGCTTCCTGGAATTCCTTGACTTTGCCGGGATTGCTGGTGGCGACCACCACACGGTTCAGGGCGGATGACGGTTGGGAGCTGGGATGACTCATGCCGCCCAGTCTACGGCGCGGGCGTCACCACACACTTGCGGCTACCCCCAGCCGGCCTTAAGACAGATCGTTGTCCTCACCGTACTTGTTGCTGAGGTAGCGCCGCCCGGCTTCGAGCTTGCGGGTATGCTGCTGGGCCTGGGCTTCGCTGATGGTGCGCATCCGGCGCTCGATGAGGCTGAGTTGCTCGGAAAGCAGGACCTCACCGTAAGACAGGTTCGAGCCGGTGGTTCGCAGATCCTGGTAGGCCGAGAGCGCGGCGGGCAGGTCGTCATCGGCGGCCTGACGGGCGTCGTGGGCTTCGCGGGTCAGCACGCCCCCCACCGCCGTGGCCCGCAGCGCGTCGCGGGTGGCGGTGGCCGCCGCGTTGAGCCGCTGCCGCAGTGCCGGGTTGAGGCTAGCCCCGGCCCTGAGCGTCAGGTGCGCCAGCTTCTGAATCCGCTCGGCTTCCAGCGAGGAGAGTTCGGCGGCCACATCCGGTGTGAGTAGCGCCGCCGCACCCTGGCGGCTGATCGCCACCTGCCGGGTGCGCCGCTGAAATCTGGCGAAGGCGAACACCACGCCGGCCAGCGCCGCCAGCATCATCAACGTGGCGATCAGGCTGCCGCTGAGCGCCGCGATCAGCAAGCACACCAGCAGCACGCCGATCAGGAGGGCACTCAGGCCGCCCACCACGATCAGGCCCAGCGTGTCACCGGCCCGGCCGAGGGTGTAGGCCGCCTGTCCCAGCAGTGACGGACGGGCTTCACGCAGCCACAACTGATCTTCGGGTTCGGGAAACTGAGCTGACATCAGGTAAACGCTCCAGAGAACATGAAGAGGGAAACAGCGAAAGAGGAAGGGTAAGGTCGGCGCAGCGGCCCACCGGCGGTCTGTTCAGAGTACGCCGTTAGCCGCCGGAGGGTTCCGCCTCGGCCACCCCGGCCTGCACCCGCCGCGCCAGCGCCTGCCAGGGGGCAAGCTGGAAATGGTTATGCCCCAGCGGGCTGGTGCTCGGCAGCACCCACACCTCCGCGCCTTCCAGCCGCTCAGCCTGGGGCCCGTACGGCAGCTTGCCGGTGGGCAGGCCCAGCACCTCGCTGGCGCCACGCTTGCTGGTGAAGGCCACCACCTGCGGCCGGTAAAAGGCGAGGCGCTTCCGAAGCTCTTGCGGTTCCCAGGCCTCCGTGGGCAGGCTGGCGTCCACGCCGCTGTGTTTTTTCGCTACGTCGGTCAGGCCGATGCCAAGCGGCAACAAGGAAGGAAATTCCTGGGGCGAGAGCAGGCGCGGCGTCAGGCCGACCTCGTGCAGCACCCGCCAGAATTTGTTGTGGGGGTTGGCGTAGTAAGCCCCCGCGCGGGCGCTGATCCGGCTGGGGGCGGTACCGACCAGCACCAGCCTGAGGCCGGGCGCCAGCAGGTCGGGCACGAGGTGGCCTTCACCGGAGGGCCGGGGCAGTCCGCCCGCTTCATTCGTCGCTGTAGCGCTCATCTTTGAACGGATCGCCGCGCATGTGGTAGCCGTTGCGCTCCCAGAACCCCGGCGCGTCCCCGGCGATGAATTCCAGACCGTTGAGCCATTTGGCGCTTTTCCAGAAGTACAGGTGTGGCACCACCAACCTCAGCGGCCCCCCGTGTTCGGTTTCCAGCGGCTTGTCGTCGAAGCGGTAGGCCAGCAGGTTCTCCTCACGCACGAAGTCTTCGAGGCTGAGGTTGGTGGTGTAGCCGCCCACCGAGTGAACCATCACGTGGGTGGCTTCCGGCCTCAGGCGCAGGTGCGGCATCAGATCGGTGACGCGGATGCCGGTCCAGGTGGTGTCGAGTTTGCTCCAGTGCGTCACGCAGTGGATGTCGTAGGTGAGGGTCGTCTGCGGCAGGGCGCGCAGCTGCGGCCAGGTGAACTGCTGCTCCTCGGCCAGACCGAAGATTTTCACCGTCACGTCTTCCAAACGGTAGCGCGGCACCGGGCCGTAGGTCAGCACCGGAAAACGGCTGGTCAGGCTCTGCCCCGGCGGCACCCGGCCTTGCATATCGTCGGCAGGCTTTTTGAAAAAGTTTCCGAGCATAACGGTATTTGAGCGCTTCGGCTTTCTGTGGGTGGTAAGGCAAGCTGCCTTCTGCACCAACATCGTATTAATACCAACCTCACGCCAGCTTAAGACGCTGTCACCTTGACGTCAGGTTCAGGCGGCAAAGTGAGGGACATGAACATCCGATTTCTGGGGCTGGCCACAGCAGGAACGCTCCTGGCGGCGTGCAATGTCTCGGTGACGCCGGTGGGCGGGGGGCCGTCGAGCACCCTGCAGCTCAAGGCCATTTCTTCATATACCAGTCAGTATTCGCTCCAAAACGCCGCGCAGGATCAAAACGGTAACGTCTTGTCGGCCGGCACCTCGATCATCTGCGACAACCTCAGCACCCAGCTGCAAGTTGGCGTCACCTGGAGCGGCGACCTGCAACAGATCGGGATTCAGTTCAAGGGCCTCAAGACCGGGGCCGTCAGCAGCGCCCGCGTGTTCGGCGACAAGTTCGGCGCGCCGGATTACAGCGGCAGCGGGGTGGCCACCATCACCATCAACCCCGGTCTCGCGCCGCTGAAGGTCAGCACCGGGCTCTCGGCCCAGAGCATCACCGTCACGCCGGTCAGCCAGGTCAACGTCAAGGGCTACACCTACGTGCAGGCCATCGGCCTCGACAGCAGTGGCAACCTCAGCAACCTGGTTTCGAGTGTCACCGCTATTCCGGTGGCCGACTGCTACTGAACGCCGCCTTCCCGCCACTTTTCATTCTTTTTTCAAAGGAGAACACCATGAAGATCACCGCTCGACTGCTGCCCCTGCTCGCCCTCCCCGCCCTGTTGGCCGCCTGCGGCACCGCTTCGACCGGCGAAGGCACCGTCAAGTTCAACGACCTGAAAACCGAGTACAAGGACGCGGCCGGCAACTACGTGGCCTGCGAC encodes the following:
- a CDS encoding sulfite oxidase-like oxidoreductase; protein product: MLGNFFKKPADDMQGRVPPGQSLTSRFPVLTYGPVPRYRLEDVTVKIFGLAEEQQFTWPQLRALPQTTLTYDIHCVTHWSKLDTTWTGIRVTDLMPHLRLRPEATHVMVHSVGGYTTNLSLEDFVREENLLAYRFDDKPLETEHGGPLRLVVPHLYFWKSAKWLNGLEFIAGDAPGFWERNGYHMRGDPFKDERYSDE
- a CDS encoding mismatch-specific DNA-glycosylase — its product is MPDLLAPGLRLVLVGTAPSRISARAGAYYANPHNKFWRVLHEVGLTPRLLSPQEFPSLLPLGIGLTDVAKKHSGVDASLPTEAWEPQELRKRLAFYRPQVVAFTSKRGASEVLGLPTGKLPYGPQAERLEGAEVWVLPSTSPLGHNHFQLAPWQALARRVQAGVAEAEPSGG
- a CDS encoding RsmD family RNA methyltransferase — its product is MRILGGVAKGRALKVPDSARPSTARLRKSLFDLLYSRRHEGDSFIDLHGGSGAIGLEAASRGYQVTLIEKDVRAIKALEQSARDLGLRVRVLRGDTDALIGQLPPHDVIFSDPPYSQDIPKLTRRILASTLMSDTSLLIVQHPVRVMPGDMAGFSAERRVYGSNALTLYTRSAAEASAFPSLSSPSQETPGEQDAQDT
- the rdgB gene encoding RdgB/HAM1 family non-canonical purine NTP pyrophosphatase, with translation MSHPSSQPSSALNRVVVATSNPGKVKEFQEALADLGWQLEPLGNLTMPEETGSTYAENAMIKAAAISMQTGLPALADDSGLEVAGLGGEPGIYSARFGGRRDDHERNLYLLERTRNMLDRRARFVSVVVLAYPDGHLEEYRGEVQGTLLEGPRGVGGFGYDPLFALPDGRSLAQLSLSEKRAVSHRGKALAALKAAHRNGPPPRPTGSRHD
- the cphA gene encoding cyanophycin synthetase produces the protein MTPFIPAPGGPMRVLERGVYRGPHLYSLRPMVHFTLDLGALEAWPSDRLPGFTDRLLALLPGLEAHRCSYGVPGGFVRRLREGTWLGHVTEHIALELQTLAGEATAHGKTRSVRGQPGVYRVLYAYCDEQVAWLAGLSALRLVDSLLPTELQGVQGLNVLARGLPDAPTQEPFALPAALEALRTLVRRTSLGPSTQALVNEARRRGIPVTRLDEHSLVQFGHGRHARRIRASITGGTSHLGVLNAGDKHRAKALLEAVGVPVPQGALVRTAQEAVQAAAQLGGAVVTKPLDGNHGRGVSLNLTSPDEVQRGFELAAPHARSRTVVVEEQLPGHDHRVLVVHGEVVAVAERVPAHVVGDGLHSIEALVAAVNADPRRGDGHTNVLTRIVLDQQVQDRLARSGRSLSSVPAAGERVVLRDTANLSTGGSAVDRTDDIHPDNAAIARTAALAVGLDVAGIDLLAPDIARSVRDTGGGVVEVNAAPGLRMHLQPTNGQPRDVARPILAGLYPRGAPSRVPILALTGTNGKSTTGRMVAHILTQAGHTVGLTNTSGVYVAGERIMKADATGPRSARMVLRHPLVTAAVLETARGGLLREGLGYDRADVGAVLNVQADHLGLRGVDTVHDLARVKSLLVRAVSRRGVSVLNADDPLTLRMRRVARGRLALFSLSGVPGEVLREHIAAGGLAALREPGEGGDEIVIYSGGERQVLMPTRDIPATLGGLALFNVDNALAACLMCLGQGVEPATIRVALSTFTASFEQNPGRLNFYDGLPFRVLLDYAHNPAGLEAQRHLLHQLRQPGMRLIGMVSVPGDRRDADIREVGACAARTYDELVFREGPDGRGRPRGEVMALLQAGALEAGFAPERLHLEMEELDAVDVTLRLARPGDLVAIMPTQVDAVWRQIQAFTPDAGTQSAPIPGDSPGGAHP
- the coaD gene encoding pantetheine-phosphate adenylyltransferase — its product is MNAVFPGSFDPITSGHMDVLTRASRIFDHVTVTVMHNARKRSNHLFTLEERIAILEEATQHLPNVSVDTFGGLLVDYMRLQNRSIIVRGLRAVSDYEYELQIAHLNRQLGDVETVFIMAATRWSFVSSSMVREIASYAGEVDEIVPQASARALRLKFADVQRPQ
- a CDS encoding PIG-L family deacetylase; its protein translation is MKKAIQICGMVVLSVSLFACSRDTSSTAPTTKAGDQAAVNQVQPNIQSQATSKYGRIDPEVPRFNSLKGQGIVPTQKVYFNVSAHADDWELFFSPEVYREVTNDSTKNVFIYTTAGDGGAGRGPVRSNPYYKAREDGANTAVRFIANVTATDDAQPVVSNVSIAGHTMRKITYRNTVSYFLRLPDGAPDGLGFNGQSLQLLATKKIPKITALDKSTSYVSWADLTNTVNAIVKKETGNLGTASFNLMDSDPVVKVDHSDHIYTTMLMNTVREKLPCVDAQYFLTYWKNYTPEYPINMQSEDLINHAAVVGVMQAAEADVGYPGSWDEFHKSFIGKDYSRTVPATSTSPCI